The following proteins are encoded in a genomic region of Dehalococcoidia bacterium:
- a CDS encoding GNAT family N-acetyltransferase — MNSGRVRAIDPRCEPAWEEFVAWHPEATVFHTSHWARALTAAYGFEPVYYVLETAQGEITAALPLMLVRSRLTGHRLVGLPFSDLCPPLVQGADELAALAMAVQREARRRGLDYVELRGGDADRLVPLGFVTVASLFVRHFMEVPSDLAELEPMVHDSARRGVRKALRSGVEVRRAGPEALPLFYRLYEATRRRQRLLPAPRRFFAAIGEHLLGRGLGAFLLAEIDGEVVACNLLLWWRQGMVYKANVSQPDRLEVRPNNLLMWHTIALAREMGMRVLDMGRTDADHEGLRRFKSLWAACESPLPYFYYPTPERGQGRRRRALGRALRVLAALCPAWLSRGLSSCLYRHLA; from the coding sequence ATGAACTCCGGTCGCGTGAGGGCCATCGACCCCCGCTGCGAGCCCGCCTGGGAGGAGTTCGTGGCGTGGCACCCCGAGGCGACGGTCTTCCACACCTCTCACTGGGCGAGGGCGCTGACGGCGGCTTACGGCTTCGAGCCTGTGTACTATGTCCTGGAGACGGCCCAGGGGGAGATCACGGCTGCCCTGCCGCTGATGCTGGTAAGGAGCCGCCTCACGGGTCACCGCCTGGTGGGCCTGCCCTTCAGCGACCTGTGCCCTCCCCTGGTCCAGGGAGCTGACGAGCTGGCTGCCCTGGCGATGGCTGTGCAGCGAGAGGCGCGCCGTCGCGGCCTCGACTACGTGGAGTTGCGGGGAGGCGATGCCGACCGCCTGGTGCCCCTGGGCTTCGTGACCGTTGCCAGCCTGTTCGTCCGTCACTTCATGGAGGTGCCGTCGGATCTGGCGGAGCTGGAGCCCATGGTCCACGACTCGGCCCGCCGCGGGGTGCGAAAGGCCCTCCGCTCAGGGGTAGAGGTGCGTCGGGCCGGTCCCGAGGCCTTGCCCCTGTTTTATCGCCTGTACGAGGCCACGCGGCGACGCCAGCGCCTGTTGCCAGCACCGCGTCGGTTCTTCGCTGCCATCGGTGAGCACCTGCTGGGGCGCGGGCTGGGCGCCTTCCTCCTGGCCGAAATAGATGGAGAGGTGGTGGCCTGCAACCTGCTCCTCTGGTGGCGGCAGGGCATGGTCTACAAGGCCAACGTCTCTCAGCCCGACCGTCTGGAAGTGCGGCCCAACAACCTGCTCATGTGGCATACCATCGCCCTGGCGCGAGAAATGGGCATGCGGGTGCTAGACATGGGGCGCACCGACGCCGACCACGAGGGATTGCGCCGGTTCAAGTCCCTCTGGGCGGCTTGCGAGTCGCCCCTGCCCTACTTCTACTATCCCACCCCTGAGCGAGGGCAGGGCCGACGGCGGAGGGCCCTGGGCAGAGCGCTGCGCGTGCTCGCTGCCCTCTGCCCGGCCTGGCTCTCGCGAGGCCTCTCCTCCTGCCTCTACCGTCACCTGGCCTGA
- a CDS encoding 3-hydroxyacyl-CoA dehydrogenase — protein MELDGVVTLVTGGASGLGEATVRRLLGAGARVVIVDRDATRGEALARELGEVALFAQADITDEASTAAAIEKAASLGPLRAVVHCAGIGWAGRVLGRDGTPHDLGRFRMVIEVNLVGTFNVLRLAAAAMAKNEPTAEGERGVIINTASVAAFDGQIGQAAYAASKAGVVGLTLTAARDLASLGIRVVTIAPGIFDTPLFRLMPEPQRQALAENVPFPRRLGRPEEFALLAESIIRNPYLNGETIRLDGALRMPPR, from the coding sequence ATGGAGCTGGACGGCGTCGTCACTCTGGTCACCGGAGGGGCCTCGGGCCTGGGCGAGGCCACCGTGCGCCGATTGCTGGGGGCAGGCGCCCGCGTCGTCATCGTGGACCGGGATGCCACCCGTGGCGAGGCCCTGGCGCGGGAGCTGGGCGAGGTGGCCCTCTTTGCCCAGGCGGACATTACCGACGAGGCCTCCACCGCCGCCGCCATAGAGAAGGCGGCCTCCCTCGGCCCCCTGCGGGCCGTCGTCCACTGCGCTGGGATCGGCTGGGCCGGGCGAGTCCTGGGCCGCGATGGCACGCCCCATGACCTGGGCCGCTTCCGGATGGTCATCGAGGTGAACCTGGTAGGCACCTTCAACGTGCTGCGGCTGGCAGCAGCGGCCATGGCCAAGAACGAGCCGACGGCCGAGGGCGAACGGGGGGTCATCATCAACACCGCCTCGGTGGCCGCCTTCGACGGGCAGATCGGCCAGGCTGCCTATGCCGCCTCCAAGGCCGGGGTGGTGGGGCTGACCCTCACTGCCGCCCGCGACCTGGCCAGCCTTGGCATACGAGTAGTGACCATCGCCCCGGGCATCTTCGACACGCCCCTCTTCCGCCTCATGCCCGAGCCTCAGCGTCAGGCCCTGGCCGAAAACGTGCCCTTCCCCAGGCGGCTGGGACGCCCGGAGGAGTTCGCCCTCCTGGCCGAGAGCATCATCCGCAACCCCTACCTCAACGGCGAGACCATCCGCCTGGACGGCGCGCTGCGCATGCCGCCGCGGTAG
- a CDS encoding glycosyltransferase family 4 protein: MRRVCLVRLGYFPQEEHLRRNVGALADAGYQVDVLCLRAPGQPLVERYPGGTVFRLPLAHRRSGLLRHLWEHSAFCVLAAILLPALWALRRYRVVEFCSPPDYAVFAALLPRLFGTRIVLYIFDLLPETLACTYGLSDGSPLVRLAGWLERISAALAHVVIVVAPDTVERVVQRGTPAAKVVWLPNAPDEDVFRPPPEEPGSDGGFVVMTHGSILPRYGVDDLLRAAALLRPLLPDLRVWVVGEGEHLPAVRALADSLGLDGTVTFKGWLAYPQVARAVASAQVGVVPVRFNSLPNKLFEYAFMGRPVVAAVQPSIRRVFGDAVLYYPPGDHRALADALLRLYRDEGLRRRLGEAARAVALRHSWSRVRETYVALHGGPPPAPEAGRAGR; encoded by the coding sequence ATGAGGAGGGTCTGTCTGGTGCGCCTGGGCTACTTTCCCCAGGAGGAGCACCTGCGCCGCAATGTCGGCGCCCTGGCCGACGCTGGCTACCAGGTAGATGTCCTCTGTCTGCGGGCGCCGGGACAGCCGTTGGTGGAGCGCTACCCGGGGGGCACCGTGTTCCGGCTGCCCCTGGCCCACCGCCGGTCGGGGCTGCTCCGACACCTGTGGGAGCATTCCGCCTTCTGCGTCCTGGCGGCCATCTTGCTGCCAGCCCTGTGGGCCCTCAGGCGCTATCGCGTGGTGGAGTTCTGCAGCCCTCCCGACTACGCCGTCTTCGCTGCCCTGCTGCCGCGGCTTTTTGGCACCAGGATCGTCCTGTACATCTTCGACCTGCTGCCGGAGACCCTGGCCTGCACCTATGGCCTGAGCGATGGTTCCCCGCTCGTGCGCCTGGCCGGCTGGCTGGAGCGCATCAGCGCTGCCCTGGCCCACGTGGTCATAGTGGTCGCCCCCGATACGGTGGAGAGGGTGGTCCAGCGCGGCACCCCTGCAGCGAAGGTGGTATGGCTGCCCAACGCCCCCGATGAGGACGTCTTCCGACCGCCGCCGGAGGAGCCTGGGTCGGACGGAGGGTTCGTGGTCATGACCCACGGCTCCATCCTGCCCCGTTACGGCGTCGATGACCTGCTGCGGGCGGCGGCCCTGCTGCGGCCGCTGCTGCCGGACCTTCGGGTCTGGGTGGTGGGCGAGGGCGAGCATCTTCCTGCCGTCCGGGCACTGGCTGACAGCCTGGGGCTGGACGGCACGGTGACCTTCAAGGGGTGGCTGGCCTACCCCCAGGTGGCGCGCGCCGTCGCCTCTGCCCAGGTGGGCGTGGTGCCGGTCCGTTTCAACTCTCTGCCCAACAAGCTATTCGAGTACGCCTTCATGGGCCGGCCAGTGGTGGCGGCTGTCCAGCCGTCCATCCGCCGCGTCTTCGGCGATGCGGTGCTCTATTACCCGCCGGGCGATCACCGTGCCCTGGCCGATGCCCTGCTCCGGCTCTACAGGGACGAGGGTTTGCGCCGACGCCTGGGAGAGGCCGCTCGAGCCGTGGCCCTGCGTCACTCCTGGTCCAGGGTGCGGGAGACGTACGTCGCCCTGCACGGGGGGCCGCCGCCCGCACCCGAGGCGGGGAGGGCGGGCCGATGA
- a CDS encoding glycosyltransferase has translation MHVLVVTNMYPQPGRPAFGIFVQEQVDSLRRLGIMVDVLFIDGQASRLNYLWAYPRLWRALSRHRYDVIHAHYIFSGLVALAQRRCPVVLTHHGPEVFMTWQAVPCRLFTRFFDQVIVVSEEMRARLGCRRAHVIPCGIDLGLFRPMPREEARRALGLPMKRRLVLWAGDPSRPEKRWDLVQAAMNLLRSHRDDVELVLASGQPHSRVPLYMNACDVLLLVSDAEGSPMVVKEAMACNLPIVSTAVGDVPQVIGDTEGCFLCSQEPEDIAAKLELALDFGGRTDGRRRVQHLELGAIARRVAAVYEEAMAARRERGVAEVRA, from the coding sequence ATGCACGTGCTAGTGGTTACCAATATGTACCCTCAACCGGGGCGCCCGGCCTTCGGGATATTCGTCCAGGAGCAGGTGGACTCCCTGCGCCGTCTGGGCATTATGGTGGACGTCCTGTTCATCGATGGCCAGGCCAGTCGCCTGAACTATCTGTGGGCATATCCACGACTCTGGCGCGCCCTGAGCCGTCATCGCTACGACGTTATCCATGCCCACTACATCTTCTCGGGGCTGGTGGCCCTGGCCCAGCGCCGTTGCCCCGTGGTGCTGACCCATCATGGCCCGGAGGTGTTCATGACCTGGCAGGCGGTGCCCTGTCGGCTCTTCACCCGCTTCTTCGACCAGGTCATCGTCGTGTCGGAGGAGATGCGGGCGCGTCTGGGCTGCCGCCGCGCTCACGTCATCCCCTGCGGCATCGATTTGGGGCTGTTCCGACCCATGCCTCGTGAGGAGGCGCGCCGCGCCCTGGGCCTGCCCATGAAAAGGAGGCTCGTCCTGTGGGCAGGCGACCCCTCCCGTCCCGAGAAGCGCTGGGACCTGGTGCAGGCTGCTATGAACCTGCTCCGCTCCCATCGCGACGATGTGGAGCTGGTGCTGGCCTCTGGGCAGCCCCACTCCCGGGTGCCCCTCTATATGAATGCCTGTGACGTGCTGCTGCTGGTGTCCGACGCCGAGGGATCGCCCATGGTGGTGAAGGAGGCCATGGCCTGCAACCTGCCCATCGTCTCCACCGCTGTGGGCGATGTCCCCCAGGTCATCGGCGACACCGAGGGGTGTTTCCTGTGCAGCCAGGAGCCGGAGGACATCGCTGCCAAGCTAGAGCTGGCCCTGGACTTCGGCGGGCGCACCGACGGTCGTCGGCGGGTACAGCACCTGGAGCTGGGCGCCATTGCCCGGCGAGTGGCGGCGGTTTATGAGGAGGCGATGGCGGCCAGAAGGGAACGAGGCGTTGCGGAGGTGCGGGCATGA